TCTGCACCAGCTCGAGTGCGCTCCAGGGGGCGAACTGCCCGTAGGCCTCGTCCACCACGACGAGCCCGGGGGCGCGCCCGAGCACGTCGGCCACCACGTCGGGCGGCTCGGCCCGCCCCGTGGGGTTGTTGGGCGAGCACAGGAAGGTGACGACCGGGCCGGCGTCCTCGAGCACCCGGGCGACCACCTCGAGGTCGAGCCGGTGGTCGGGCCCGCGCCACCCGCTCGCCACGGCCGTGGCCGTGAGCGAGGCGATGTGGCGGTGCAGGGCGTAGGTCGGCTCGAACACCGCCACGGTGCGCCCGGCCCCCCCGTAGGCGAGCAGCAGGCACTGCAGCACCTCGTTGGACCCGTTGGCGCAGAAGACCTGGGCGGCGTCGACGCCGTGGAAGTCCGCCAGGGCCCGGCGCAGCTCGGTGGCGGCGCGGTCGGGGTAGCGGTTGAAGTCGATGCGGCCGAGCTCCTGGCGCAGCTCCACCAGCCACTCCTCGGGCGGCGGCAGGGGCGACTCGTTGGCGTTCAGCCGCACCTCCACGTCGACCTGGGGCGAGTGGTAGCCGGTCAGGGCCGCCAGGTCGGGGCGCAGTGGCACGCGCTCGGACATCACGCCTCGCCGCGGATCATGACGGACTGGGCGTGCGCCGGCAGCCCCTCGGCCTCGGCGATGGCGACCACGTGTGGCGCCAGGCGGGCGAGGGCATCCGCATCCACCGACACCGCGTGGATGTGGGTGCGGAAGTCGTCGACCCGCAGCGCCGAGGCGAAGCGGGCGGTGCGCGCCGTGGGCAGGACGTGGTTCGGCCCCGCCAGGTAGTCGCCCACGCTGGCCGGCGCGTAGGGGCCCAGGAACACCGCCCCCGCGCACCGGACGAGGGGGAGCAACGCCTCGGCCCCGTCCACGAGCAGCTCCAGGTGCTCGGGCGCCACGACGTTGGCGAGGGCCACCGCCTCGGCGGGCCCGTCGACCAGGGCCACGTACCCGCCCGACCCCAGGGTGGCCTCCAGGTCGGCGCGCCGCGGCGACGCCGCCACCAACCGGTCGACCTCGGCCTCGACGGCGTCGGCGGTGGCCGGCGACCACGTCACCAGCCAGGCCAGGCCGTCGGGCCCGTGCTCGGCCTGGACCACCACGTCGATGGCGGCCCAGCGCGCCGGCGTGGTGTCGTCGGCCACCACCACCACCTCCGAGGGCCCGGCGAAGGCCGAGGGGACGCCGACGATGCCGGCCACCTGGCGCTTGGCCTCCGCCACGTAGCGGTTCCCGGGCCCCACGATCACGTCCACCGCCCCCACCGACTCGGTGCCGAAGGCCATGGCCGCCACCGCCTGTGCACCACCGATCCCGTACACCTCGTCCACGCCGGCGATGGCGGCCGCCGCCAGGGACTCGGGCGCCACGTGGCCGTCGGCGCCCGGCGGCACGCACAGGACCAGCTCGCCCACGCCCGCGACCCGGGCGGGCGCGGCGCACATGAGGACGGTCGAGGGGTAGCGCGCCCGGCCGCCGGGGGCGTAGAGGCCGGCGCGGGCCACGGGCCGCACCAGGTGGCGGACGACCACGCCGTCGTCCACGAAGTCGGCCACGGGCTCGGGCTCGTGACGGTGGTACGCCAGGATGCGCTCGTAGGCGACCTGGAGGGCCCGACGCAGGGCAGGGTCGAGCGAGGTCAGGGCTTCGTCGATCTCGGCGGCCGGCACCCGCAGCTCGTCGACGTCCACGCCGTCGAAACGCGCCGTCAGGGCCCGCACGGCGGCGTCACCGCCGGCCCGCACCTCGTCGAGCACGGCGCGGACGGCCTCGGTCGGGAACGCCGCCCCGGCCGGCGGGCGCGGGACGGCCGCCGCCAGCTCGGCGGCGGGGACACCGCGCAGGTCGAGGCGCTCCAGGGGCACGAAGGACCGATGGTACTCGGGGCGTCTCGGGCCTCCTGCCCTGGTGAGCCCGCCCCGGCCCCGGTGCCCGCCCGGCGCCGGGGCCGGGGCGCGGTCGCATCACCCGTGTCGATACGTCATCATCGGGAGCATGTCCGCCCCCCTTGCAGAGCTGTCGTCGTTGGCCACCGCGCTCGAGGAGCTGCGCCACCGCGTGGCCACCATCGCCGACCTGGCCGCCGCCGAGCACGACGACGAGACGGCGTCCGAGCTCTTCGCCGTGGAGCGGGCCCTCACCGGCGCCGGGCGTCGTCTCGGCCGCATCACCACCGCCCCGGGACGGCGCCGCTGACGCGGCGACGGCGCCCTTTCGGGCGCCGTCGCGTGAGCCGGCAGGACGGCGGGTCCCAGCCGCGCTCATCCGGAACCAGGTGGCGGGAACCGGTTCCGTGCCAATACAACACCATCGGTCACGCGACCTTCGGTCACCCCGGCAAAACTCCGGCACAACTCGGCGTGCTCGGGGACCTGCGAGGTGCGGGGACCTGCGACGTGCGGGGACCTGCGAGGTGCGGGGACCTGCGAGGTGCGGGGCAGGCCCTACGACGCGTGCAGGGGGACCAGCGACGACGGGCAGATGTCGGCCAGCAGGCACTCACCGCAGCGCGGCGTGCGCGCCCGGCACACCCGGCGGCCGTGCAGGATGAGGCGGAGGCTGAACGCGCCGCGCTCGGCCGGCGGGACCAGAGCGTCGATGTCGCGCTCGACCTTCACCGGGTCGGTCTCGGCCGTGAGCCCCAGCCGCCTGGTCAACCGCCCCACGTGGGTGTCGACGGGAAGTCCCGGCAGACCCATCGCCACGCTGCGCACCACGTTCGCCGTCTTGCGCCCGACGCCCGGCAGGCTCGTCAGGTCCTCCATGGACGACGGCACCTCGCCGCCGAAGCGCTCGGTCACGCCACGGGCCATGCCGATCAGGCTGGTGGTCTTCGACCGGAAGAATCCCGTGGACCGGATGCGCTCCTCCAGGTCATCGCTCGACGCAACCGCCAGCGCCTCGGGCGTGGGATAGGCGGCGAAGAGTCCGGGCGTGACCATGTTCACGCGCTCGTCGGTGCACTGCGCGGAGAGGATGGTGGCCACGAGGAGCTGGAAGGGCCCGTCATGGGTGAGGGCACACAGGTCCTCGGCGCCGCCGGGGTACTCCTCCGCCAGGCGGGCCACGACCAGGCGCGCCCGGCCGCGCGGGGAACGGGGTCGTGCCACGGCCTCAGGCTACCGATCCCGTCCCACCGTCAGCACCCGTCGGCGCACCGACCCGACCCGCATCACCGACCCGTGGCGGGGCGCGCCACGCCCGGCAACGGCTCCCGGAGATCGGTGCCGGGTAGCCTTCGGCCATGCACCCCGTCGAGGTCAAGCGCCGCATGGGCGAGTCCGACATCGCCGAGGTCTCCCAGCTCCTCCAGGAGGTGCTCGTGGCCGACGGGCACCGGCCGCTGGGCGAGCACAAGTGGCTCGACCTCGTCCACGGGGGCCGCAAGGGCTTCGCCGGGTTCGTCGCCCGCGAGGCCGCCGGTGGCCCGCTGGTCGGCTACGCCCAGCTGAGCCGGGGCCACGACACCTGGGGCGTCGAGGTCGTCGTCCGGCCCGACCACCGCAAGCCCGAGGCCGAGGTGGGGACGAGCCTGCTCGACGCGGCCCTGCGCGAAGTCCGCCACCAGGGCGGGGGGCACGTCCACCTGTGGGTCCCCAAGCCGACGGCGCACTCCGACGCCGTGGCGGCGTCGTGCGGCCTGACCCGCGGGCGCGATCTCTACCAGATGCGCCGGCCGCTCCCCGTCGAGGACACCCGCTCCCACGTCGCCACGCGGCCCTTCGAGCCCGGTGCCGACGAGGCGGCGTGGCTGGCGGTGAACAACCGGGCCTTCGCCTCGCACCCCGAACAGGGGGGGTGGACCCTCGACACCCTCCTCGAGCGCGAGGCCGAGGCGTGGTTCGACCCCGACGGCTTCCTCCTGCACGAGCGCGACGGGCGGTTGGCGGCGTCGTGCTGGACCAAGGTGCACCACGACACCCAGCCACCGGTCGGGGAGATCTACGTCATCTCCGTCGACCCCGACTTCCAGGGC
The sequence above is a segment of the Acidimicrobiales bacterium genome. Coding sequences within it:
- the nth gene encoding endonuclease III, producing MARPRSPRGRARLVVARLAEEYPGGAEDLCALTHDGPFQLLVATILSAQCTDERVNMVTPGLFAAYPTPEALAVASSDDLEERIRSTGFFRSKTTSLIGMARGVTERFGGEVPSSMEDLTSLPGVGRKTANVVRSVAMGLPGLPVDTHVGRLTRRLGLTAETDPVKVERDIDALVPPAERGAFSLRLILHGRRVCRARTPRCGECLLADICPSSLVPLHAS
- the hisD gene encoding histidinol dehydrogenase; the encoded protein is MPLERLDLRGVPAAELAAAVPRPPAGAAFPTEAVRAVLDEVRAGGDAAVRALTARFDGVDVDELRVPAAEIDEALTSLDPALRRALQVAYERILAYHRHEPEPVADFVDDGVVVRHLVRPVARAGLYAPGGRARYPSTVLMCAAPARVAGVGELVLCVPPGADGHVAPESLAAAAIAGVDEVYGIGGAQAVAAMAFGTESVGAVDVIVGPGNRYVAEAKRQVAGIVGVPSAFAGPSEVVVVADDTTPARWAAIDVVVQAEHGPDGLAWLVTWSPATADAVEAEVDRLVAASPRRADLEATLGSGGYVALVDGPAEAVALANVVAPEHLELLVDGAEALLPLVRCAGAVFLGPYAPASVGDYLAGPNHVLPTARTARFASALRVDDFRTHIHAVSVDADALARLAPHVVAIAEAEGLPAHAQSVMIRGEA
- the hisC gene encoding histidinol-phosphate transaminase, with amino-acid sequence MSERVPLRPDLAALTGYHSPQVDVEVRLNANESPLPPPEEWLVELRQELGRIDFNRYPDRAATELRRALADFHGVDAAQVFCANGSNEVLQCLLLAYGGAGRTVAVFEPTYALHRHIASLTATAVASGWRGPDHRLDLEVVARVLEDAGPVVTFLCSPNNPTGRAEPPDVVADVLGRAPGLVVVDEAYGQFAPWSALELVQSAAAHRDRLVVVRTFSKTWSMAACRLGYLVADPEVVAACDAVVLPYHLDAMTQAAGRLALRHVAAMEARVALITEERGRMAVALGELPVESWPSDANFLLFRPIRRAATDVWRDLLGASVLVRDCSTWPGLDECLRVTVGTPEENDRFLAALRASLAP
- the mshD gene encoding mycothiol synthase, translated to MHPVEVKRRMGESDIAEVSQLLQEVLVADGHRPLGEHKWLDLVHGGRKGFAGFVAREAAGGPLVGYAQLSRGHDTWGVEVVVRPDHRKPEAEVGTSLLDAALREVRHQGGGHVHLWVPKPTAHSDAVAASCGLTRGRDLYQMRRPLPVEDTRSHVATRPFEPGADEAAWLAVNNRAFASHPEQGGWTLDTLLEREAEAWFDPDGFLLHERDGRLAASCWTKVHHDTQPPVGEIYVISVDPDFQGLGLGRELVLAGLEHLSSLGVTVGMLYVDAGNEPAVHLYRSMGFTVDHTDRAYVADVRVDA